Proteins found in one Ctenopharyngodon idella isolate HZGC_01 chromosome 16, HZGC01, whole genome shotgun sequence genomic segment:
- the irx4a gene encoding iroquois-class homeodomain protein IRX-4a isoform X2: protein MSYPQFGYPYSSAPQFLMTTNSLTSCCESSTRSISDSSAQTPVYCPVYESRLLATARHELSSAAALGVYGNPYTSSQGYGNYVTYGADASAFYSLGTFDAKDGSASAHAGITQAAAYYPYDPSLGQYQYDRYGSMEGGTRRKNATRETTSTLKAWLQEHRKNPYPTKGEKIMLAIITKMTLTQVSTWFANARRRLKKENKMTWPPRNKGSDDKKYDDDDEDGSQEDQIKSETNDDESKSREDKELQLSDLDDFDTIESESSECELKHRFHMNAHMATTDDRLKEPSPKLSIPGLLEAERDLTKSCLKSTAEDCEHDLRHAKTCFQQQGHPLLDSKPRIWSLAQTATSLNPTEYSSCMLRCQPSPSASSPVNGLERQQDSPVTTLRNWVDGVFHDPLFRHSSLNQAQTNTTVSWTTTTKGSILETGALGRSVGNNNVIKTQQQEATKDSMTFPKGVNKIFCS from the exons ATGTCCTATCCTCAATTCGGATATCCTTACTCTTCTGCACCTCAG TTCCTCATGACCACCAACTCTTTGACATCTTGCTGCGAGTCGAGCACCAGATCCATCTCGGATTCTTCCGCGCAGACGCCCGTGTACTGTCCCGTGTATGAGAGCAGACTGTTGGCCACCGCCAGGCACGAGCTGAGCTCCGCCGCAGCGCTGGGAGTCTATGGGAACCCGTACACGAGCAGTCAGGGCTATGGGAATTATGTTACCTATGGAGCTGACGCCTCCGCTTTCTACTCTTTG GGAACATTTGATGCCAAAGATGGAAGTGCGTCTGCGCATGCGGGAATTACACAGGCTGCCGCATATTACCCATATGATCCCTCCCTGGGACAGTACCAGTATGACAG ATACGGATCTATGGAAGGAGGAACTAGAAGAAAGAACGCCACTCGCGAGACGACGAGCACGTTGAAAGCATGGCTTCAGGAGCACAGGAAAAACCCCTATCCCACCAAAGGAGAGAAGATCATGCTGGCCATCATCACCAAGATGACCCTCACGCAAGTGTCCACCTGGTTCGCCAACGCCAGAAGAAGACTCAAGAAAGAGAACAAGATGACATGGCCACCAAGAAACAAGGGCTCAGACGATAAGAAatacgatgatgatgatgaggatggGTCACAAGAAGATCAAATCAAAAGTGAAACCAATGATGACG AGAGCAAAAGTCGAGAAGACAAAGAACTTCAGTTAAGTGACTTGGACGACTTTGACACCATCGAGTCTGAGAGCTCAGAGTGTGAACTCAAACATCGCTTTCACATGAACGCGCACATGGCGACCACCGATGATCGCCTTAAAGAACCGTCGCCAAAACTCTCCATTCCCGGTCTGCTCGAAGCTGAGCGCGATCTCACCAAAAGCTGCTTGAAATCCACCGCCGAAGACTGCGAACACGACCTTCGGCACGCCAAAACGTGTTTCCAGCAGCAGGGCCATCCATTACTGGACAGCAAACCCCGCATCTGGTCTCTGGCCCAGACCGCGACCTCGTTGAACCCGACAGAGTACTCCTCGTGTATGCTTAGATGTCAACCATCACCCTCCGCCTCCTCACCTGTAAACGGCCTGGAAAGACAGCAGGATTCACCTGTTACTACTCTCAGAAACTGGgtagatggagtttttcacgaCCCCTTGTTTAGACACAGCTCCTTAAACCAAGCACAGACGAACACTACAGTTTCTTGGACCACCACGACCAAAGGCTCAATCTTAGAGACTGGAGCCCTTGGACGCTCCGTAGGGAACAACAACGTGATAAAAACACAGCAGCAAGAAGCCACTAAGGACAGTATGACATTTCCAAAGGGGGTGAATAAAATATTCTGCTCCTAG
- the irx4a gene encoding iroquois-class homeodomain protein IRX-4a isoform X1, with translation MQVVFFYLCCDISKSFQFLMTTNSLTSCCESSTRSISDSSAQTPVYCPVYESRLLATARHELSSAAALGVYGNPYTSSQGYGNYVTYGADASAFYSLGTFDAKDGSASAHAGITQAAAYYPYDPSLGQYQYDRYGSMEGGTRRKNATRETTSTLKAWLQEHRKNPYPTKGEKIMLAIITKMTLTQVSTWFANARRRLKKENKMTWPPRNKGSDDKKYDDDDEDGSQEDQIKSETNDDESKSREDKELQLSDLDDFDTIESESSECELKHRFHMNAHMATTDDRLKEPSPKLSIPGLLEAERDLTKSCLKSTAEDCEHDLRHAKTCFQQQGHPLLDSKPRIWSLAQTATSLNPTEYSSCMLRCQPSPSASSPVNGLERQQDSPVTTLRNWVDGVFHDPLFRHSSLNQAQTNTTVSWTTTTKGSILETGALGRSVGNNNVIKTQQQEATKDSMTFPKGVNKIFCS, from the exons ATGcaggttgtatttttttatttatgctgTGACATTTCCAAATCATTCCAGTTCCTCATGACCACCAACTCTTTGACATCTTGCTGCGAGTCGAGCACCAGATCCATCTCGGATTCTTCCGCGCAGACGCCCGTGTACTGTCCCGTGTATGAGAGCAGACTGTTGGCCACCGCCAGGCACGAGCTGAGCTCCGCCGCAGCGCTGGGAGTCTATGGGAACCCGTACACGAGCAGTCAGGGCTATGGGAATTATGTTACCTATGGAGCTGACGCCTCCGCTTTCTACTCTTTG GGAACATTTGATGCCAAAGATGGAAGTGCGTCTGCGCATGCGGGAATTACACAGGCTGCCGCATATTACCCATATGATCCCTCCCTGGGACAGTACCAGTATGACAG ATACGGATCTATGGAAGGAGGAACTAGAAGAAAGAACGCCACTCGCGAGACGACGAGCACGTTGAAAGCATGGCTTCAGGAGCACAGGAAAAACCCCTATCCCACCAAAGGAGAGAAGATCATGCTGGCCATCATCACCAAGATGACCCTCACGCAAGTGTCCACCTGGTTCGCCAACGCCAGAAGAAGACTCAAGAAAGAGAACAAGATGACATGGCCACCAAGAAACAAGGGCTCAGACGATAAGAAatacgatgatgatgatgaggatggGTCACAAGAAGATCAAATCAAAAGTGAAACCAATGATGACG AGAGCAAAAGTCGAGAAGACAAAGAACTTCAGTTAAGTGACTTGGACGACTTTGACACCATCGAGTCTGAGAGCTCAGAGTGTGAACTCAAACATCGCTTTCACATGAACGCGCACATGGCGACCACCGATGATCGCCTTAAAGAACCGTCGCCAAAACTCTCCATTCCCGGTCTGCTCGAAGCTGAGCGCGATCTCACCAAAAGCTGCTTGAAATCCACCGCCGAAGACTGCGAACACGACCTTCGGCACGCCAAAACGTGTTTCCAGCAGCAGGGCCATCCATTACTGGACAGCAAACCCCGCATCTGGTCTCTGGCCCAGACCGCGACCTCGTTGAACCCGACAGAGTACTCCTCGTGTATGCTTAGATGTCAACCATCACCCTCCGCCTCCTCACCTGTAAACGGCCTGGAAAGACAGCAGGATTCACCTGTTACTACTCTCAGAAACTGGgtagatggagtttttcacgaCCCCTTGTTTAGACACAGCTCCTTAAACCAAGCACAGACGAACACTACAGTTTCTTGGACCACCACGACCAAAGGCTCAATCTTAGAGACTGGAGCCCTTGGACGCTCCGTAGGGAACAACAACGTGATAAAAACACAGCAGCAAGAAGCCACTAAGGACAGTATGACATTTCCAAAGGGGGTGAATAAAATATTCTGCTCCTAG